The Akkermansia muciniphila genome contains a region encoding:
- a CDS encoding hemolysin family protein yields MMTVFIILLLIVLNGLFVAAEFALLGAPRAALEQMGASGNMVARRVSHILKTPRLQDRYIATAQLGITFASLGLGMYGEHAVAGWLHEWLAQYGWASWLVAHGAASVLSVAVLTYLHIVLGEMVPKALSLQYATKLCLIITMPMYVVQLCLYPLVVGMNTLGNFFLGLLGVDRNESKSHYHSAEELQYIIEESHENGALPQESGRIMDGLFDLEDLYVHQVMTPRVRIDAIPEGAGHEKIREIVRRTRRTRYPVYRGDLDHVVGMVHARDLFRIMFRGKALKPEYIHAIPKVPKTVKFDNVVEIMRKDNVRLAIILDEHGGTSGLLTLTDVFSEVMGWDRGRIRVLTELPRDAVGFSCDVSGLARIEELGEAMDMDLQNEEIDTVGGLILNLLEAPAEEGDAVGYLGLEFRVTRTENGGVERCTVTRITPLMREEALEEED; encoded by the coding sequence ATGATGACGGTTTTTATTATTCTGCTGCTGATTGTGCTGAACGGCCTGTTCGTGGCCGCGGAATTTGCATTGCTTGGCGCGCCCCGCGCGGCGCTGGAGCAAATGGGGGCGTCCGGCAATATGGTGGCGCGCCGCGTCTCCCATATCTTGAAAACGCCGCGGTTGCAGGACCGTTACATTGCCACGGCCCAGCTCGGCATTACATTCGCCAGCCTGGGGCTGGGCATGTACGGGGAGCATGCCGTGGCCGGATGGCTTCACGAATGGCTCGCCCAGTATGGGTGGGCCTCCTGGCTTGTGGCGCACGGCGCGGCCAGCGTCCTGTCCGTGGCGGTGCTGACGTACCTGCACATCGTCCTCGGGGAAATGGTGCCCAAGGCGCTTTCCCTCCAGTATGCCACGAAGCTTTGCCTCATCATCACAATGCCCATGTACGTGGTCCAGCTCTGCCTGTATCCGCTGGTGGTGGGCATGAACACCCTGGGCAACTTTTTCCTGGGGCTGCTGGGCGTGGACAGGAATGAATCCAAGTCCCACTACCATTCTGCGGAAGAACTCCAGTACATCATTGAGGAGAGTCATGAAAACGGCGCCCTGCCGCAGGAATCCGGGCGCATCATGGATGGCCTGTTTGACCTGGAGGACCTGTACGTTCACCAGGTCATGACTCCGCGCGTCCGGATAGACGCCATTCCGGAAGGAGCGGGGCATGAGAAAATACGGGAGATTGTCCGCCGCACCCGCCGCACCCGCTACCCCGTTTACCGCGGTGATCTGGACCACGTGGTCGGCATGGTGCATGCCCGCGACCTGTTCCGCATCATGTTCCGCGGGAAGGCCTTGAAGCCTGAATACATCCACGCCATTCCCAAGGTGCCCAAGACGGTCAAGTTTGACAATGTGGTGGAGATCATGAGGAAGGACAACGTGCGCCTTGCCATCATTTTGGACGAGCACGGCGGGACTTCCGGCCTGCTGACCCTGACGGACGTGTTTTCTGAGGTGATGGGCTGGGACCGCGGCCGCATCAGAGTATTGACGGAGCTGCCCCGGGACGCCGTGGGCTTCTCGTGTGATGTTTCCGGTCTGGCCCGAATTGAGGAGTTGGGGGAAGCCATGGACATGGACTTGCAGAATGAGGAGATTGACACCGTGGGCGGTCTGATTCTCAATTTGCTGGAAGCCCCGGCGGAGGAAGGTGACGCCGTGGGTTACCTGGGCCTGGAATTCAGGGTGACCCGTACGGAGAACGGCGGCGTGGAGCGCTGCACCGTGACCCGGATTACTCCGCTGATGCGGGAGGAAGCCCTGGAAGAGGAGGATTAA
- the dnaE gene encoding DNA polymerase III subunit alpha produces MAGSFVHLHNHTEYSLLDGAVHIKDLIAECSRMGMPAVAVTDHGNLFGAIELVMEANNLNKSVAAWNKEHPEGPQKQPVKPIFGCEVYLSPTPIGVKKQLPGRRKYTHLLLLAENETGWQNLVKLVSRSHLEGFYYKPRVDMDTLREFHEGLICCTACIAGPLNEWLLNDQPEKAEEALLALKDIFGEDNIFVELQDHGLEEERKCLPGLVSIARKTNTPIVATNDVHFLRKEDHDMHDVLICVGTNEKLASPKRMRYSTEVYLKSPEEMREVFRDYPDAVENTLKIAERCNVTIKLDSASTEKYPEFGTPDGSTREEYLRKVCYEGLEERYGKERVATDKELRDRLDYELGIINQLKFPSYFLITADFINWAKDHDIPVGPGRGSAAGSLVAYSMKITNIDPLRFGLIFERFLNPERVSPPDIDIDFCQTRRPEVIDYVRQKYGERAVSHIITYGTMGAKSVLRDVARVMDMSYADGDRISKLIETGPKVTLQSSYKNNEELRELIASDETYAELWGYATRLEGLIRNVGVHAAGVVIGDRPLDEHVALTRDDLSDPHAAVVAQCDMSAIYEVGLLKMDFLGLKTLTVMHDAEEYARWRVPEFKLDSVPLDDKETLDLLNRGDTMGVFQLESGGMVDTCRRYGIQKIEDIIDLLALYRPGAMQFMDEMIEVKKGLRQVVYEHPLLEQVSGETYGVMIYQEQVQAAAKLLAGYTLGGADLLRRAMGKKDPAKMAKEKAHFVEGCWKTNQIDEKTATAIFDKIEKFAGYGFNKSHSACYGHISYWTAYLKAHFPVEFLCGLMSNEANNDKIGVFIQEANRMGIEILPPNVNKSMLKFTPEKTPSGKLAVRYGLAAIKNVGEGAMQILLEERERNGEFSSMEDICNRLDSKSVNKKILESLIRAGALDWTLEPRCALFERVDLALSGASQVHKDKALGQGALFDMTFEAPRVKDEPAVPEWPKDQRMGDEKDLLGAYFCGHPLDSMRGVIDAEKYTRIGLIDTLESHELKQKHQIAGMVRSVIPKISKAGRKFAVMTLEDFTGSIEVLLWSDVYEKALEMEGGLEPGVFVAVRANIREDDRTSAKSVAAQGVEPLGGKRRKSRAGDQGPLNITVSPLRHTRKNLEQIRDILRRYPGRSKVNLTIKDSLGHSQILELDEQFRVNRCRELETELSMYN; encoded by the coding sequence ATGGCCGGTTCCTTCGTACACCTTCACAACCATACGGAATACTCTCTGCTGGACGGCGCCGTCCACATCAAGGACCTCATTGCGGAATGCTCCCGCATGGGCATGCCTGCTGTCGCCGTCACTGACCACGGCAACCTCTTCGGAGCCATTGAGCTCGTGATGGAGGCCAACAACCTTAACAAGTCCGTAGCCGCCTGGAACAAGGAGCACCCGGAAGGGCCGCAGAAACAGCCGGTGAAGCCCATCTTCGGCTGTGAGGTCTATCTTTCCCCCACGCCCATCGGCGTGAAAAAGCAGCTTCCCGGGCGCCGTAAATACACGCACTTGCTTCTTCTGGCGGAAAATGAAACCGGCTGGCAGAACCTTGTCAAACTGGTATCCCGTTCCCATCTGGAAGGCTTTTACTACAAGCCGCGCGTGGACATGGATACCCTGCGGGAATTCCATGAAGGCCTCATCTGCTGCACGGCGTGCATCGCCGGGCCGCTGAATGAATGGCTGCTCAACGACCAGCCGGAAAAGGCAGAGGAAGCCCTGCTGGCGCTGAAGGACATCTTCGGGGAGGACAACATCTTTGTGGAGCTTCAGGACCATGGGCTGGAGGAAGAAAGAAAATGCCTGCCCGGGCTGGTGAGCATCGCCCGCAAGACCAATACTCCCATTGTGGCCACCAATGACGTGCACTTTCTTCGGAAGGAAGACCACGACATGCACGATGTGCTGATTTGCGTGGGGACCAACGAGAAACTGGCTTCTCCCAAGCGCATGCGCTACTCCACGGAAGTTTACCTGAAATCTCCCGAGGAAATGCGGGAAGTATTCCGGGACTACCCGGATGCCGTGGAAAACACGCTGAAAATCGCGGAACGGTGCAACGTCACCATCAAGCTGGACTCCGCCAGTACGGAAAAGTATCCGGAATTCGGCACTCCGGACGGCTCCACGCGTGAGGAATACCTGCGCAAGGTGTGCTATGAAGGCCTGGAGGAACGGTACGGCAAGGAACGCGTGGCTACGGACAAGGAGCTCCGCGACCGCCTGGATTATGAGCTGGGAATCATCAACCAGTTGAAATTCCCCTCCTACTTCCTGATTACGGCGGACTTCATCAACTGGGCGAAGGACCATGACATTCCTGTGGGGCCCGGCCGCGGTTCCGCCGCCGGCTCCCTGGTGGCGTATTCCATGAAGATCACGAACATTGATCCCTTGCGGTTCGGCTTGATCTTTGAACGTTTCCTGAACCCGGAGCGCGTCAGCCCGCCCGATATCGACATTGACTTTTGCCAGACCCGCCGTCCGGAAGTGATTGACTACGTGCGGCAGAAATACGGGGAACGCGCCGTATCCCACATCATCACGTACGGCACCATGGGCGCCAAATCCGTGCTCAGGGACGTGGCTCGCGTGATGGACATGTCCTATGCGGACGGCGACCGCATCTCCAAGCTGATTGAAACCGGCCCCAAGGTAACCCTCCAGTCCAGCTACAAGAACAACGAGGAACTGCGGGAGCTGATCGCGTCTGATGAAACGTACGCGGAACTCTGGGGCTATGCAACGCGCCTGGAAGGACTCATCCGCAACGTGGGCGTGCACGCCGCGGGCGTCGTGATCGGTGACCGTCCTCTGGACGAGCATGTGGCACTCACCCGTGACGACCTTTCTGACCCGCATGCCGCCGTTGTCGCCCAGTGCGACATGAGCGCCATTTATGAAGTGGGCCTCTTGAAGATGGACTTCCTGGGCCTGAAAACCCTGACCGTCATGCATGATGCGGAAGAATACGCCCGCTGGCGCGTACCGGAATTCAAGCTGGACTCCGTTCCCCTGGATGACAAGGAAACGCTGGACCTGCTGAACAGGGGGGATACGATGGGCGTGTTCCAGCTGGAATCCGGCGGCATGGTGGACACCTGCCGACGCTACGGCATCCAGAAGATTGAAGACATCATTGACCTGCTGGCCCTGTACCGTCCGGGAGCCATGCAGTTCATGGATGAAATGATTGAAGTCAAGAAGGGGCTGCGCCAGGTGGTATATGAACACCCCTTGCTGGAACAGGTCAGCGGAGAGACCTATGGCGTGATGATCTACCAGGAACAGGTGCAGGCGGCGGCCAAGCTGCTGGCGGGCTATACGCTCGGCGGCGCCGACCTGCTGCGCCGCGCCATGGGTAAGAAGGACCCCGCAAAAATGGCCAAGGAAAAGGCCCACTTTGTGGAAGGGTGCTGGAAAACCAACCAGATTGACGAGAAGACGGCTACGGCCATCTTTGACAAGATTGAGAAATTCGCCGGCTACGGCTTTAACAAATCCCACTCCGCCTGTTACGGCCATATCTCCTACTGGACGGCCTACCTCAAGGCCCACTTCCCCGTGGAATTCCTCTGCGGCTTGATGTCCAATGAAGCGAACAACGACAAAATCGGCGTGTTCATTCAAGAGGCCAACCGCATGGGCATTGAAATCCTCCCGCCCAACGTGAACAAGTCCATGCTTAAATTCACGCCTGAAAAAACGCCTTCCGGCAAGCTGGCCGTGCGCTACGGCCTGGCGGCCATCAAGAACGTGGGGGAAGGCGCCATGCAGATTCTTCTGGAAGAGCGGGAGCGGAACGGGGAATTCTCCAGCATGGAGGACATTTGCAACAGGCTGGATTCCAAATCCGTCAACAAGAAGATACTGGAATCCCTGATCCGTGCCGGAGCTCTGGACTGGACTCTGGAACCGCGCTGCGCCCTGTTTGAACGCGTGGACCTGGCCCTGAGCGGCGCTTCACAGGTGCACAAGGATAAGGCTCTGGGGCAGGGTGCCCTGTTTGACATGACTTTTGAAGCCCCCAGGGTGAAGGATGAACCTGCCGTTCCGGAATGGCCCAAGGACCAGCGCATGGGGGATGAAAAGGATCTGCTGGGCGCCTACTTCTGCGGCCATCCCCTTGACTCCATGCGCGGCGTCATTGATGCGGAAAAATACACCCGCATAGGCCTTATTGACACGCTGGAATCACATGAACTCAAGCAGAAGCACCAGATCGCCGGGATGGTGCGTTCCGTCATCCCCAAGATCAGCAAGGCCGGAAGAAAATTTGCCGTTATGACGCTGGAAGACTTCACCGGCAGCATTGAAGTGCTGCTGTGGTCGGACGTTTATGAAAAGGCTCTAGAAATGGAAGGAGGCTTGGAACCGGGCGTCTTTGTTGCCGTGCGCGCCAACATCCGGGAGGATGACCGCACTTCCGCCAAGAGCGTGGCCGCGCAGGGCGTGGAGCCGCTGGGCGGTAAACGGCGCAAATCCAGGGCCGGGGACCAGGGGCCGCTGAACATCACCGTCAGCCCTCTGCGCCACACGAGAAAGAATCTGGAACAGATACGGGACATTCTGAGAAGATACCCGGGCCGCTCCAAGGTCAACCTCACCATTAAGGACAGCCTGGGCCATAGCCAGATACTGGAACTGGACGAACAGTTCCGCGTTAACCGCTGCCGGGAGCTGGAAACGGAGCTCTCCATGTACAACTGA
- the thiE gene encoding thiamine phosphate synthase produces the protein MNRKERLSSCRLYGIVDTGYTTENQLLSVTEKLLAADLGILQLRAKNCAPERIEELGSQLAPLCRKHGCLFIINDYPEIALSTGADGVHLGQDDGALAPVRAMLGPDAIIGRSTHSPEQALAAFQEQADYIGFGPLFPTGTKPGRPAIGLEDIAGVRQRLPEEFPVFCIGGINGDTLPSVLKAGADRVVIVSWLLTHPDITETAMALRRTLGEI, from the coding sequence ATGAACAGGAAGGAACGCCTCTCGTCATGCCGTCTGTATGGCATTGTGGATACGGGCTATACTACTGAAAACCAACTGCTATCCGTTACGGAAAAATTGCTGGCGGCCGACTTGGGAATTCTCCAGCTCCGGGCGAAAAACTGTGCTCCGGAACGTATTGAGGAGCTGGGCAGCCAGCTTGCCCCCCTGTGCCGCAAACATGGCTGTCTTTTCATCATCAACGACTATCCTGAAATAGCCCTGAGTACCGGGGCGGACGGCGTTCATCTGGGGCAGGACGACGGCGCCCTGGCGCCTGTGCGGGCCATGCTGGGGCCGGACGCCATCATCGGGCGTTCCACGCACAGCCCGGAACAGGCCCTGGCAGCGTTCCAAGAGCAGGCGGACTACATCGGATTCGGCCCCCTGTTTCCCACGGGCACCAAACCGGGAAGGCCCGCCATAGGCCTGGAAGATATTGCAGGCGTGCGGCAGCGGCTTCCGGAAGAATTCCCGGTCTTCTGCATCGGCGGCATCAATGGGGACACGCTTCCCTCCGTCCTGAAGGCAGGAGCGGACAGGGTTGTCATCGTCTCCTGGCTGCTTACGCACCCGGACATCACGGAAACGGCAATGGCGCTTAGAAGAACGCTGGGAGAAATATAG
- a CDS encoding thioredoxin-like domain-containing protein, with translation MKFSPLHILLASAFLLGTPFCFAGSPDAAEDPSLRTWTNKSTGTTVEARPIALNMKTVKLVTTAKKPITMPLEKLSEEDRAWLEEHKEVIGKPLSEWSSVPSGPVAEEMKGKTYMLDNGKLKKKDGKLNPRHFILYFSASWCGPCCRNAPHSVEAYNKAVKDNPDVEVIMCNLDQNLEAAQKWAAANNMPWPVLLKKDLTELARKVAPRGIPTMILVDKDGKAIQSSQDMEQLVKAIGSSRSSR, from the coding sequence ATGAAATTTTCCCCTTTGCATATTCTGCTGGCGTCTGCGTTCTTGCTGGGAACCCCCTTCTGTTTTGCCGGTTCTCCTGATGCGGCGGAGGATCCTTCCCTCCGTACCTGGACGAATAAAAGCACGGGAACCACGGTGGAGGCCCGTCCTATCGCCCTCAATATGAAGACGGTCAAGCTGGTGACTACGGCCAAAAAGCCCATCACGATGCCGTTGGAAAAGCTTTCAGAGGAAGACCGGGCATGGCTGGAGGAACACAAGGAGGTGATCGGAAAGCCCCTCTCGGAATGGTCCTCCGTGCCGTCTGGTCCCGTGGCTGAGGAAATGAAGGGGAAAACCTACATGCTGGACAACGGCAAGCTCAAGAAGAAGGACGGGAAATTGAATCCCCGGCATTTTATCCTGTATTTCAGCGCGAGCTGGTGCGGCCCCTGCTGCCGGAATGCCCCCCACAGCGTGGAGGCTTACAACAAGGCGGTGAAGGATAATCCGGATGTGGAGGTAATCATGTGCAATTTGGACCAGAACCTGGAAGCCGCCCAGAAATGGGCCGCCGCCAACAATATGCCGTGGCCTGTCCTGCTGAAGAAGGATTTGACGGAGCTGGCCAGAAAAGTGGCTCCCCGCGGCATTCCCACAATGATTCTGGTGGACAAGGACGGAAAGGCCATCCAGTCTTCCCAGGACATGGAACAACTGGTAAAGGCTATCGGCTCAAGCCGCTCCTCCCGCTAG
- a CDS encoding quinone-dependent dihydroorotate dehydrogenase: MSPALYSAAKSVLFQMNPETAHNVTLWGLRLAEKMRVLPLLTGDIPSDPVEILGMKFPNRVGLAAGMDKEADTVNAFGQIGFGFVEVGTLTPRPQPGNDKPRLFRLIPQRAIINRMGFNNDGIAAGVENIRSATRFHGVLGVNIGKNKVTPNEDAAQDYLTCLRAAWPVADYIAINFSSPNTPGLRELQAAEPAARLLASLKAEQSNLAAETGRNVPIFMKVAPDVTDEHIAELSRVFLDEGLDGLIATNTTLSRAGVEANPRHEEAGGLSGAPLAERSTEVIAAFASELKGHIPIIGVGGIMSGADAVAKIKAGASLVQLYTGFIYRGPDLIRECVEAMKAECPVNS; encoded by the coding sequence GTGTCACCCGCCTTATATTCCGCCGCTAAAAGTGTATTGTTTCAAATGAATCCGGAGACCGCCCACAATGTGACTTTGTGGGGGCTGCGCCTGGCAGAAAAGATGCGCGTACTGCCTCTCCTGACGGGGGATATTCCTTCCGATCCCGTGGAAATCCTGGGAATGAAATTCCCCAACCGGGTAGGCCTTGCCGCCGGGATGGACAAGGAGGCAGACACGGTGAACGCATTCGGCCAGATTGGCTTCGGCTTTGTGGAGGTGGGCACGCTTACGCCCCGCCCGCAGCCGGGCAATGACAAGCCCCGCCTGTTTCGCCTGATTCCCCAGCGGGCCATCATCAACCGGATGGGCTTCAATAATGACGGCATTGCCGCCGGAGTGGAGAACATCCGCTCCGCCACCCGTTTTCATGGCGTCCTTGGCGTCAACATCGGGAAAAACAAGGTGACGCCCAATGAAGATGCGGCCCAGGATTACCTGACCTGCCTGCGTGCGGCATGGCCTGTGGCGGATTACATCGCCATTAACTTCTCTTCCCCCAACACGCCCGGCCTGCGCGAACTCCAGGCTGCGGAACCCGCCGCGCGCCTGCTGGCTTCCCTGAAAGCCGAGCAGTCCAACCTTGCCGCGGAAACCGGACGCAATGTGCCCATTTTCATGAAGGTGGCCCCGGATGTGACGGATGAACACATAGCGGAACTCAGCCGCGTTTTTCTGGATGAAGGACTGGATGGCCTAATCGCTACGAACACCACGCTTTCCCGTGCCGGGGTGGAAGCCAATCCGCGCCATGAAGAAGCGGGCGGCCTGTCCGGCGCGCCTCTGGCGGAGCGCTCCACGGAGGTCATCGCGGCCTTTGCTTCCGAGTTGAAGGGGCACATTCCGATTATCGGCGTGGGCGGCATCATGAGCGGTGCGGACGCCGTCGCCAAGATCAAGGCCGGAGCCAGTCTCGTCCAGCTTTACACGGGGTTCATCTACCGCGGGCCGGATCTCATCCGGGAATGTGTGGAAGCCATGAAGGCCGAATGCCCCGTTAACTCCTGA
- a CDS encoding TetR/AcrR family transcriptional regulator yields the protein MSSTRKSQSDRSAETSGKILRAAQKLFALRGFDGVTMRAIASEAGVNLASIVYYFENKEGLYLAVFRQYAEPLMEARMKMLKEADLHPSLRAYARAFIEPAFRLLLDKSLGGPDHARLLWRLPQEPEYLGRKIYDEFYAPLIREMTQRVRQFCPWDDELSISWHVHIMSSIFHATLGKYVTRLELHDKEPWMKDQDRVLQMIVNTAVLLISRPALSPEEEQGKR from the coding sequence ATGTCCTCCACCCGCAAATCCCAGTCCGACCGTTCTGCTGAAACCAGCGGCAAGATTCTTCGCGCGGCGCAGAAACTTTTTGCTCTCAGAGGATTTGACGGAGTGACCATGAGGGCCATTGCTTCTGAAGCGGGAGTGAACCTGGCCTCCATTGTTTATTACTTTGAAAATAAGGAAGGGCTGTACCTTGCCGTATTCCGGCAGTATGCGGAACCCCTGATGGAGGCGCGCATGAAAATGCTGAAGGAAGCGGACCTTCATCCGTCCCTGCGTGCGTACGCCAGGGCGTTCATTGAACCCGCTTTCCGGCTGCTTCTGGATAAAAGCCTGGGCGGCCCGGATCACGCCCGGCTGCTGTGGCGGCTGCCTCAGGAACCGGAATATCTGGGGAGAAAGATTTACGATGAATTCTATGCTCCGCTCATCCGGGAAATGACCCAGAGGGTACGCCAGTTCTGTCCGTGGGACGACGAACTCTCCATCTCCTGGCACGTCCATATCATGAGTTCCATTTTCCATGCCACGCTGGGGAAGTACGTCACCCGGCTGGAACTTCATGACAAGGAGCCGTGGATGAAGGATCAGGACCGCGTTCTGCAAATGATCGTGAATACGGCGGTTCTCCTGATTTCCCGTCCCGCTCTTTCTCCGGAGGAAGAACAGGGGAAGCGGTGA
- a CDS encoding tetratricopeptide repeat protein, producing the protein MSQPESTDASVNKSSMKKWVVLLIVLGALIGLGTMMKAWMDRRSGAEAQPAVFSGGSEHWDQNEVPISMQCGACHEKEFRQWAGSDHAWAFRKLGDQWESEAFHNMKLDAHGSILQFSTDAQGRMVHDGQSNTAWRAEWATGRIPLVQYLVPAKDGGYHTLSAAWDVNRKEWFDIFGKDARQPGDWGHWTGRGMNWNTQCAWCHMSLFHKNYDPVKDRYASTWTEPGVTCIQCHGPLLDKPEAGTGCMISTKNKLTPEQIHDNCASCHARRDEFDHDFAIGDRFDNHFQLVLPVQPGVFWPNGMQRDEDYCETGLRLSRMGKAGVTCLDCHDPHTGTLKLPQEDNTLCLRCHGTGEAVNGVKAPVIDISKHTPCPQSSMGARCVECHMPESLYMARDPRRDHSFNSPDPLLSVELGIPNACTMCHREKSNEWAAEAVEKYYGPNPKMAQYRDRTRAVQRAYEGREDVLPLLMECFKREEVGAWRATLLDLMDTWAHEPAVQELAAAAVKDPDALTRAATAKVMGRAGNPAAGKLLNDPFKVVRLQAEWALRDSLPPDSPAMKELTAAALHQADQPSGAMKLAQIAISRKDAKAAEQWFAKALKWDATSSVVHRDYAVFLASQGRSGEAVEQMKEAVRLAPKDANLWYLLGLGQIENNDEPGALESFNAALKIEPSFIRALFNRALLNEKVGRLEQALQDLENCSSLDKENADIPFTLAVMLYRNGRYRDAAAAAAEALRRDPGHAQARQILESASRHGR; encoded by the coding sequence ATGTCCCAGCCCGAGTCCACTGATGCTTCCGTGAACAAATCCTCCATGAAAAAATGGGTGGTTCTCCTTATTGTTCTCGGGGCGCTGATTGGGCTGGGGACGATGATGAAGGCATGGATGGACCGGCGTTCCGGCGCGGAAGCCCAGCCGGCCGTTTTCTCCGGCGGCAGTGAGCACTGGGACCAGAATGAAGTGCCCATCTCCATGCAGTGCGGCGCCTGCCATGAAAAGGAATTCCGGCAGTGGGCCGGCTCAGACCACGCCTGGGCGTTCCGCAAGCTGGGGGACCAGTGGGAGTCCGAGGCATTTCATAACATGAAGCTGGACGCCCACGGAAGCATTCTTCAATTTTCCACGGATGCCCAGGGCCGCATGGTGCATGACGGGCAGTCCAACACAGCCTGGCGCGCGGAATGGGCTACGGGGAGGATTCCACTGGTGCAGTACCTGGTTCCCGCAAAGGACGGGGGCTACCACACCCTGAGCGCCGCGTGGGATGTAAACCGCAAGGAGTGGTTTGACATTTTCGGCAAGGATGCCCGCCAGCCCGGAGACTGGGGGCACTGGACGGGACGCGGCATGAACTGGAACACGCAGTGCGCATGGTGCCACATGTCCCTGTTCCATAAGAACTATGATCCGGTCAAGGACCGTTACGCTTCCACGTGGACGGAACCCGGCGTGACCTGCATCCAGTGCCACGGTCCACTGCTGGATAAGCCCGAGGCAGGAACGGGGTGCATGATTTCCACCAAAAACAAGCTGACGCCGGAGCAAATTCACGACAACTGCGCTTCCTGCCATGCCCGGCGGGATGAATTCGATCACGATTTTGCCATAGGAGACCGTTTTGACAATCATTTCCAGCTCGTGCTTCCCGTGCAGCCCGGTGTCTTCTGGCCCAACGGCATGCAGAGGGATGAGGATTATTGTGAAACCGGCCTGCGCCTGAGCCGCATGGGAAAGGCGGGCGTCACCTGCCTGGACTGCCATGATCCGCATACGGGAACGCTGAAGCTTCCGCAGGAGGACAACACGCTCTGCCTGCGGTGCCATGGCACCGGGGAGGCTGTGAACGGGGTGAAAGCCCCTGTTATTGACATATCCAAACATACGCCGTGCCCCCAGTCCAGCATGGGCGCCCGCTGTGTGGAATGCCATATGCCGGAAAGCCTGTACATGGCCCGCGACCCCCGCCGGGACCACTCCTTCAATTCTCCTGACCCCCTCCTGAGCGTAGAGCTGGGCATTCCCAATGCCTGCACCATGTGCCACCGGGAAAAGAGCAATGAATGGGCCGCGGAAGCAGTGGAAAAATATTACGGGCCCAATCCCAAGATGGCGCAGTACCGGGACCGCACCAGAGCCGTGCAGCGTGCTTATGAAGGACGGGAGGATGTGCTGCCGCTGCTGATGGAATGCTTCAAGAGGGAGGAAGTGGGCGCCTGGCGTGCCACGCTGCTGGATTTGATGGATACCTGGGCGCATGAACCGGCTGTTCAGGAACTGGCCGCTGCGGCGGTCAAGGACCCGGATGCCCTGACGCGCGCCGCCACCGCCAAGGTAATGGGCCGCGCGGGCAATCCCGCCGCGGGCAAATTGCTCAATGACCCATTCAAGGTTGTCCGCCTGCAGGCGGAATGGGCCCTCCGGGATTCCCTGCCGCCGGACAGCCCGGCCATGAAGGAGCTGACCGCCGCCGCGCTTCATCAGGCAGACCAGCCCTCCGGGGCAATGAAGCTGGCCCAGATAGCTATCAGCCGCAAGGATGCGAAGGCCGCGGAACAATGGTTTGCCAAGGCTCTGAAATGGGATGCCACATCTTCCGTGGTACACCGGGATTATGCCGTTTTCCTGGCCTCCCAGGGGCGCAGCGGGGAAGCGGTGGAGCAGATGAAGGAGGCCGTCCGCCTGGCTCCGAAGGATGCTAACCTGTGGTATCTGCTGGGGCTGGGACAGATTGAGAACAATGATGAGCCGGGAGCTCTGGAATCCTTTAATGCGGCCCTGAAAATAGAGCCCTCTTTCATCCGTGCCCTGTTCAACCGCGCCCTGCTTAATGAAAAGGTGGGACGGCTGGAGCAAGCGCTCCAGGACTTGGAGAATTGTTCCTCCCTGGACAAGGAAAATGCGGATATTCCGTTCACGCTGGCCGTGATGCTTTACCGCAACGGCCGTTACCGTGACGCGGCGGCAGCGGCAGCAGAAGCCCTGCGCCGTGATCCGGGGCATGCCCAGGCCCGGCAAATTCTGGAATCGGCTTCTCGACATGGAAGATAG